In Verrucomicrobiota bacterium, the DNA window CCCAGGTCGTGGCGGCTTGCGCGGCGGCTGCGGCGGTGAAGTTTCTCACCGCGGGCGCGCTCGCGGAGGAATTGGAGACGGCCAGCAAGGCGGTGAATCCCAAAGCTGGCCCGGCCTTCCTCGCGGAATTCCTCTTCACCTTTGCGCTCGCCTACGTCGTGCTCAACGTCGCCACAGCGAAGGGCACGTCCGGCAACTCCTTCTACGGCCTCGCCATCGGCATGACCGTGATGACCGGCGCGTTCGCCGTCGGCAACATCTCGGGCGGCGCGTTCAACCCGGCGGTGGCCGTCGGCGCGACCGTCATGGGCCTCATCGAGTCCTCCAAGGTCTGGATTCACCTCGTCGCCGACTTCGCCGGCGGCGCGGCTGCAGCCTGCGTGTTCAAGTTCATCAATCCGGAGGACAAGTGACCGGCGCCGCGGCACCCTCGAACTCCGAAATCCTCGCCCGCTGGCGCCACGAACCCGCGCCATTGCTTGCGGTCCTCCACGCCTTCCACGACCGCGACGGCTACCTGTCCGAGGAAGCACTTCGCGCCGTGTCCGGGGCGCTGAAGATTCCGCTCGCCGACCTCTTCGGCACGGTCACGTTCTATCATCACTTCTCACGCGAACCCGGCGGCTTGAACAAGCCTCGCGTCTGCACCGGCAACGTCTGCTGCCTGCGGGGCGGTCGCGAGTTGCTCGAAGCGTTGAAGTCCCAAGGCGCGGCTGCGATGCCGTGCGCCGGCCGGTGCGACGAACCCGTTCCCGTGCTGCGCGGTCACGACCAACTGGTCGGCTTGTCTGCTGCGAGCCTTGCCGCGAAGCCCACGCCCTTGCCCGCGCCGAACCCGGGCGGTTGCGAGGAGTGCATCTTTGAAAAAATCCGGGAGCCGGGCCGCGCGACGCTCGACGGCTATCGGCGCACCGGCGGCTACGAAGCGCTCGCCAAGGCCGTGCGCGAAATGCCGCCCGCGCAACTGCTCGCCGTCGTCACCGAGAGCAAGCTCGCCGGACGCGGTGGC includes these proteins:
- a CDS encoding porin, which encodes MNKYLTEFIGTFFLVLTIGCSVIGGASMPPLAIGAALMVMIFAGGHVSGAHYNPAVTLAVWLRGRCDTKDVIPYMVAQVVAACAAAAAVKFLTAGALAEELETASKAVNPKAGPAFLAEFLFTFALAYVVLNVATAKGTSGNSFYGLAIGMTVMTGAFAVGNISGGAFNPAVAVGATVMGLIESSKVWIHLVADFAGGAAAACVFKFINPEDK